In Venenivibrio stagnispumantis, the following are encoded in one genomic region:
- a CDS encoding ketopantoate reductase family protein codes for MKIAVFGLGAVGTVFAVFLKEAGHQVYGITKKEYLHLFKDKKLKITGIWGEHEAILDDITDYIKDLDYDLIFLTVKSYDTETAINQIKNVVKQNTFVIVAQNGYGNYEKVSNIIGKNHTLLARVIFGAKVIKPTLVEITVNADDVRIGNQDKAVKEEDIIKIACVLKKAGIPASYAPDIQQILWDKIIYNCALNPLGALLECSYGELAEDENTKDLMNKIINEIFIATKANNIKLRWDNPEDYIQHFYKNLIPPTAKHYPSMYYDLKSKKRTEIDALNGAVVKLAEEKGIYLPVNDTITKMVKRKEKLNLW; via the coding sequence ATGAAGATAGCAGTATTCGGGCTTGGAGCAGTCGGAACAGTTTTTGCCGTTTTTCTGAAAGAAGCCGGACATCAAGTATATGGAATAACAAAAAAAGAGTATCTACATCTTTTTAAAGATAAAAAATTAAAAATTACAGGAATATGGGGAGAGCACGAAGCTATTTTAGATGATATAACAGATTATATAAAAGATTTAGATTATGATTTAATCTTTTTAACAGTAAAATCCTACGATACAGAAACTGCAATAAATCAGATAAAAAATGTAGTAAAACAAAACACATTTGTAATAGTAGCTCAAAATGGATACGGCAATTATGAAAAAGTAAGCAATATAATCGGCAAAAACCATACCTTATTGGCAAGGGTAATTTTTGGAGCAAAAGTTATAAAACCTACCTTAGTAGAGATAACGGTAAATGCAGATGATGTAAGAATAGGAAATCAGGATAAAGCAGTAAAAGAAGAGGATATTATAAAAATTGCTTGTGTTTTAAAAAAAGCCGGAATACCTGCTTCTTATGCACCGGATATTCAGCAAATTTTATGGGATAAGATAATTTATAACTGTGCATTAAATCCTCTTGGAGCATTACTTGAATGTAGTTACGGAGAACTTGCAGAAGATGAAAACACCAAAGATCTAATGAATAAAATTATAAATGAGATATTTATTGCAACAAAAGCAAACAATATAAAATTAAGATGGGATAATCCGGAGGATTATATACAACATTTTTATAAAAATCTTATACCACCTACAGCAAAACATTATCCTTCAATGTATTATGATTTAAAATCTAAAAAAAGAACAGAGATAGATGCATTAAATGGAGCAGTTGTAAAACTTGCAGAAGAAAAAGGTATATATCTACCGGTAAATGACACAATCACCAAGATGGTTAAAAGAAAAGAGAAGCTTAATTTGTGGTAG
- the thrC gene encoding threonine synthase, whose product MDCKWKGIIEAYREYLPVSEKTPVVSLHEGNTPLIKADNLSKAIAPDKNLQIYLKYEGLNPTGSFKDRGMTMAISKAKEEGKTAVICASTGNTSASAAAYAARAGMKAYVILPKGAVAVGKLSQAMIYGAKIIALMGNFDDALTIVRQIGEKYPVEVVNSVNPYRIEGQKTAAFEICDYLEEAPDFHFLPVGNAGNITAYWKGYKEYYQKGKVKKTPRMIGWQAEGAAPIVKGFPIKNPQTIATAIKIGNPYSWQPALQAAKESNGFIDAVSDEEILEAYKLIASTEGVFCEPASAASVAGVIKAYRKGLFKGSEIITCTLTGNGLKDPDTVIMASEKPIEMPPDINQIAKFLEL is encoded by the coding sequence TTGGATTGTAAATGGAAAGGTATAATAGAAGCTTATAGAGAATATCTGCCGGTTTCTGAAAAAACACCTGTTGTATCTTTACATGAAGGAAATACACCCCTTATAAAAGCAGATAATTTATCAAAAGCAATAGCACCGGATAAAAATTTACAGATATATCTTAAATATGAAGGACTTAATCCTACCGGCTCTTTTAAAGACCGTGGAATGACTATGGCAATATCAAAAGCAAAAGAAGAAGGAAAAACAGCAGTTATCTGTGCTTCAACCGGTAACACATCTGCATCTGCTGCTGCTTATGCTGCAAGAGCCGGAATGAAAGCTTATGTAATACTTCCAAAAGGTGCAGTAGCCGTAGGAAAATTATCACAGGCAATGATATATGGAGCTAAAATCATTGCATTAATGGGAAATTTTGATGATGCACTCACAATAGTTAGACAGATTGGAGAAAAATATCCGGTAGAAGTTGTTAATTCTGTAAATCCATACAGAATAGAAGGGCAAAAAACAGCTGCTTTTGAGATATGTGATTATCTTGAAGAAGCTCCGGATTTTCACTTTTTACCTGTTGGGAATGCAGGGAATATTACAGCATATTGGAAAGGATACAAAGAGTATTATCAAAAAGGAAAAGTTAAAAAAACACCTAGAATGATAGGCTGGCAGGCAGAAGGAGCAGCTCCCATCGTAAAAGGTTTTCCTATTAAAAATCCTCAAACAATAGCAACAGCAATAAAAATAGGAAATCCTTATAGCTGGCAACCGGCATTACAAGCAGCAAAAGAAAGCAATGGATTTATAGATGCAGTTTCAGATGAAGAGATTCTTGAAGCATATAAATTAATAGCTTCAACGGAAGGAGTATTCTGCGAGCCTGCATCTGCCGCATCTGTAGCCGGCGTTATAAAAGCTTACAGAAAAGGATTATTCAAAGGCTCAGAAATTATAACCTGCACACTTACAGGAAATGGTTTAAAAGACCCTGACACGGTTATAATGGCAAGCGAAAAACCAATAGAGATGCCACCGGATATTAATCAGATAGCAAAATTCTTAGAATTATAA
- a CDS encoding ABC transporter ATP-binding protein produces the protein MMVKIKVENLVKKFDYREVLKNVSFEIYEGEIFVIIGGSGSGKSTVLKHIIGLLKPTSGKIYINSVDITSLKDIELIEFRKKIGYLFQEGALFDSLKVWENVGFYFLENTKMSEEEIRNIAKSKLALVGLNGIEDLYPSQLSGGMRKRVSLARAIAYNPEIILYDEPTSGLDPVTSAMIDNLIVDLRNNLNITSVVVTHDLESAFSIADRIAFIHKGVIYAIGTPEEIKNSKDPVVQQFINRRAEGPITEELFKELKKSSKI, from the coding sequence ATGATGGTTAAAATAAAAGTAGAAAATCTTGTTAAGAAGTTTGATTATAGAGAAGTTTTGAAAAATGTTAGCTTTGAGATTTATGAAGGTGAAATTTTTGTTATCATTGGTGGTAGTGGTAGCGGAAAAAGCACAGTTTTAAAACATATAATAGGTCTTTTAAAGCCAACTTCCGGAAAAATTTATATAAACTCAGTAGATATAACTTCTTTAAAGGATATAGAGCTTATAGAGTTTAGAAAAAAAATAGGGTATCTCTTTCAGGAAGGTGCTTTATTTGATAGTTTAAAGGTTTGGGAAAATGTAGGATTTTATTTTTTAGAAAATACAAAAATGTCAGAAGAAGAGATTAGAAATATAGCAAAATCTAAGCTTGCCCTTGTAGGTTTAAATGGTATAGAAGATTTGTATCCTTCCCAGTTATCAGGTGGTATGAGAAAAAGGGTTTCCCTTGCAAGAGCTATAGCTTATAACCCTGAAATTATATTATATGATGAACCAACATCTGGATTAGACCCGGTAACATCTGCAATGATAGATAATCTAATAGTAGATTTAAGAAACAATCTAAATATCACATCGGTAGTTGTTACCCACGATTTAGAAAGTGCTTTCTCTATAGCCGATAGAATAGCATTTATACATAAAGGTGTAATATATGCAATAGGAACGCCAGAAGAAATTAAAAATAGCAAAGACCCGGTAGTTCAACAATTTATAAATAGAAGAGCAGAAGGCCCTATTACAGAGGAACTATTTAAAGAATTAAAAAAATCATCTAAAATTTAA